Proteins encoded in a region of the Streptococcus sanguinis genome:
- the brnQ gene encoding branched-chain amino acid transport system II carrier protein, producing the protein MIKKGALTGLLLFGIFFGAGNLIFPPSLGTLSGQHFWPAIAGFVLSGVGLAVLTLIIGTLNPKGYIHEISQKIAPWFAIVYLVALYLSIGPFFAIPRTATVAYEVGIAPMLSKNMTGIGLIVFTTLYFVAAYLISLNPSKILDRIGRILTPVFAVLIIILVILGALKYGTTTPQQASQAYSVSAFGQGFLEGYNTLDALASVAFSVIAVTTLNQLGFKNKKEYVSTIWVVGLMVALGFSAMYIGLAFLGNHFPVPAEIIAKGNPGVYVLSQATQAIFGPTAQIFLAAMVTVTCFTTTAGLIVSTGEFFHKTFPKVSYKVYATVFTLIGFAIANLGLNAIIQYSVPVLQILYPITIVIVLIVIVNKFLPLSKIGMQLTVAAVTLISFAGILGQQFHITRISDIVNALPFAQASLPWLVPALVGILLSLFLPNKQKSERFEMES; encoded by the coding sequence GTGATTAAAAAAGGTGCCTTGACAGGCTTGCTCTTATTTGGAATATTTTTCGGTGCTGGGAATTTGATTTTCCCGCCTTCGCTTGGAACATTATCTGGCCAGCATTTTTGGCCAGCTATTGCAGGATTTGTCCTGTCCGGGGTTGGGCTTGCAGTTTTGACTTTGATTATTGGAACACTCAATCCTAAGGGTTACATCCATGAGATTTCTCAGAAAATTGCGCCTTGGTTTGCTATTGTCTATCTTGTAGCCTTGTATCTGTCAATCGGGCCCTTTTTTGCTATTCCGCGGACAGCGACAGTAGCTTATGAAGTGGGTATCGCTCCGATGCTGTCTAAAAATATGACAGGTATAGGATTGATTGTTTTCACGACCCTTTACTTTGTGGCTGCTTATCTGATTTCTTTGAATCCATCTAAGATTTTGGATCGGATTGGACGTATTCTGACGCCTGTCTTTGCAGTTTTGATTATTATCTTAGTCATTCTAGGAGCTTTGAAATACGGAACAACGACACCTCAGCAGGCTTCGCAAGCTTATTCTGTGTCAGCTTTTGGGCAAGGGTTCTTGGAAGGTTATAATACTCTGGATGCCTTGGCTTCCGTGGCTTTCAGCGTAATCGCAGTAACAACTCTTAACCAGCTGGGTTTCAAGAATAAAAAGGAATATGTTTCAACCATCTGGGTTGTTGGTTTGATGGTAGCGTTGGGATTTAGCGCCATGTATATCGGTTTGGCTTTTCTGGGCAATCATTTCCCAGTTCCAGCTGAGATAATTGCCAAAGGCAATCCTGGTGTTTATGTCCTGTCGCAGGCGACACAGGCTATCTTTGGACCTACAGCACAGATTTTTCTTGCAGCTATGGTAACTGTGACTTGCTTTACGACAACAGCTGGACTTATTGTATCGACTGGGGAATTCTTCCATAAAACTTTCCCTAAGGTGTCTTATAAAGTTTACGCAACCGTCTTTACTTTGATTGGGTTTGCGATTGCTAATCTTGGCCTTAATGCCATTATCCAATATTCTGTTCCAGTCTTGCAAATTCTTTATCCAATTACCATTGTTATCGTGCTGATTGTCATTGTCAATAAATTCTTGCCACTGTCCAAAATCGGTATGCAATTGACGGTAGCAGCAGTGACTCTGATTTCCTTTGCGGGCATTCTTGGGCAGCAGTTCCATATTACTAGGATAAGTGATATTGTAAATGCCCTTCCATTTGCTCAGGCATCCCTGCCTTGGTTGGTGCCAGCTCTAGTTGGAATCCTGCTTTCTCTCTTTTTGCCAAACAAGCAGAAGAGTGAGCGTTTTGAGATGGAGAGCTAA
- a CDS encoding low temperature requirement protein A has protein sequence MSKIVSKRVSNYELFFDLSFVLAISQMTSAIHIEPLNWQQIVAFITINIVMISIWNNEAYYYNKYGDSRMIDIYSVIFLMLWVGNLALNINFDLEVLANNQLTAISFNSFLILAYLTIALQYYLKGRKLGFNRVMKFYISFLLIYSIALLPLATTLIPFSLSVFPVYYLPLILPLFFRKELFTDRFNFAHFLERKQLLTILTFGESVVTIIRTYPLTHYPLEGIVFFLGLGFLFVFYIIQTFINVNHHQNASPLLLHYAHWIIILSLMFLTLGLQFIANKTHHELGSYFFTFSILAFFIGTLATSWYNHDFYQIDKKLIGQYSLILFLSCFFFYILRHNLFLLGLSLVISTFLMQQTGMRYRRLMREKYNIVHPDPKQNKRDFS, from the coding sequence ATGTCCAAGATTGTTTCGAAACGCGTATCCAACTACGAACTATTTTTTGACTTATCCTTTGTCTTAGCGATTAGTCAGATGACTTCTGCCATTCATATCGAACCTTTGAATTGGCAGCAAATTGTAGCCTTTATCACTATCAACATTGTCATGATTAGCATTTGGAATAATGAAGCTTATTACTACAACAAATACGGTGATTCTCGCATGATTGACATTTACTCAGTGATTTTTCTCATGCTTTGGGTAGGAAATCTGGCTCTCAACATCAATTTTGATTTAGAAGTCCTTGCCAATAACCAGCTTACCGCTATCTCCTTTAATAGTTTTCTGATACTAGCTTACCTGACCATTGCCCTACAATATTATCTCAAGGGACGAAAGCTAGGATTTAATCGGGTCATGAAGTTTTATATCAGCTTCTTGCTTATCTATTCTATCGCTCTTCTTCCGCTAGCAACTACTCTGATTCCTTTTTCCCTTTCTGTTTTTCCAGTCTACTATCTTCCTCTGATTTTGCCCCTCTTTTTCAGAAAAGAACTCTTCACAGATCGCTTCAATTTCGCTCACTTTCTGGAGCGCAAGCAGCTTTTGACAATTCTGACTTTTGGTGAATCCGTTGTTACCATTATCCGCACCTATCCCCTCACTCACTATCCTTTGGAAGGCATTGTCTTCTTTCTCGGTTTAGGTTTTCTCTTTGTCTTTTATATTATCCAGACCTTTATCAATGTTAATCACCATCAAAATGCTTCACCACTTCTGCTCCACTATGCTCATTGGATTATCATACTGAGCCTCATGTTTCTTACTCTTGGTCTCCAGTTCATTGCCAATAAAACCCATCATGAATTAGGCAGCTATTTCTTTACCTTTTCCATCCTGGCCTTTTTCATCGGTACTTTAGCAACTTCTTGGTACAATCACGACTTCTACCAGATTGATAAGAAGCTGATTGGTCAGTACTCTCTTATCTTGTTTCTTTCTTGCTTCTTTTTCTATATCTTGCGCCATAACCTTTTTCTACTCGGCCTGTCCTTAGTCATTTCGACTTTTTTGATGCAGCAGACAGGTATGCGCTATCGACGCTTAATGCGTGAGAAATACAATATTGTACATCCCGATCCAAAACAAAATAAAAGAGATTTTTCATAG
- a CDS encoding GNAT family N-acetyltransferase — protein MSLTSQIITAEFPDLDKVEALNREAFPEEERVPISEFLRYTNDKRSHFFAFYNEEEFVGFAFAVYNEKMFYVSFFAIMPHLRSHGYGGEIIHKLTEFYQKTMVLEVERVDEECDNLEQRQARMDFYKRNGFRTTNAFLEYESLSFEILYLGDHFDEEAYRDIFHRLQEKNFFEFEIKHRRFSDV, from the coding sequence ATGTCTTTAACAAGTCAAATTATTACAGCAGAATTTCCCGATTTAGATAAGGTTGAGGCCTTAAACCGCGAGGCTTTTCCTGAAGAAGAGAGAGTTCCTATCAGTGAATTTCTCCGCTATACTAATGATAAACGGTCTCATTTCTTTGCCTTCTACAATGAGGAAGAATTTGTTGGTTTTGCATTTGCAGTTTATAACGAAAAAATGTTCTATGTCAGCTTCTTTGCGATTATGCCGCACCTTCGCAGCCATGGCTATGGGGGAGAAATTATTCATAAACTGACAGAGTTTTATCAAAAAACCATGGTTTTAGAGGTAGAACGTGTCGATGAAGAATGTGATAATTTAGAGCAACGTCAAGCACGTATGGACTTCTATAAGCGTAACGGCTTTCGAACGACTAATGCCTTTCTGGAATATGAAAGCTTAAGCTTTGAAATCCTGTATTTGGGAGACCATTTTGATGAGGAGGCTTATCGAGATATTTTCCATAGGCTGCAAGAGAAGAACTTTTTTGAATTCGAAATTAAGCACAGAAGATTTAGCGATGTGTAA
- a CDS encoding ABC transporter ATP-binding protein: protein MKNTSSFARLWSYLKVYKFAVAFAIFLKILSVVMSVVEPFVLGLAITELTNNLLDMAKGVAGAQINVSYVGWVMVLYFVRAIFYEIGSYYSNYFMTNAVQATIRDLRDELSHKINRIPVSYFDKHQFGDLLGRFTSDVEAVSNALQQSFLQVINAVFTLILVIVMVLVLNLQLGIIVVISIPITYLSARFIVKKSQPYFKQQADALGAMNGFVQENLTGFNILKLYVREESSQEDFRQITQNLQKVGFKASFISGLMMPVLNVISDLTYLLLALLGGLQVIAGRLTVGNMQAFVQYVWQINQPIQNLTQLAGQLQSAKSSLDRIFQVLDEADEVNDRTEKLDQDLTGQVSFKDVDFQYVADKPLIRNFNLEVKPGEMVAIVGPTGAGKTTLINLLMRFYDVTRGAITVDGYDIRHLSRQDYRKQFGMVLQDAWLYEGTIKENLRFGNLQATDEEIVEAAKAANVDHFIRTLPGGYNMEMNQESSNISLGQKQLLTIARALLANPKILILDEATSSVDTRLELLIQKAMKTLMQGRTSFVIAHRLSTIQEADKILVLKDGQIIEQGNHESLLADKGFYYDLYQSQFSKKAEEA from the coding sequence ATGAAAAACACATCTAGTTTTGCTCGCCTGTGGAGCTACCTAAAAGTTTATAAGTTTGCAGTCGCCTTTGCGATTTTCCTCAAAATCCTCAGCGTCGTTATGAGTGTCGTCGAGCCCTTTGTCTTAGGTCTAGCCATTACAGAACTGACAAATAATTTGCTGGATATGGCTAAAGGTGTGGCTGGTGCCCAGATTAATGTGTCCTATGTTGGCTGGGTCATGGTCTTGTATTTTGTACGGGCGATTTTTTATGAAATCGGTTCTTACTATTCTAATTACTTTATGACCAATGCAGTACAGGCTACCATTCGTGACTTGCGCGATGAACTTAGTCATAAGATTAATCGCATCCCCGTTTCTTACTTTGATAAGCACCAGTTTGGTGATTTACTGGGGCGTTTTACCAGCGACGTCGAAGCTGTTTCCAATGCCTTGCAGCAGTCCTTTCTGCAGGTTATCAACGCAGTCTTTACTCTGATTTTGGTTATTGTCATGGTATTAGTACTCAATCTGCAGTTGGGTATCATTGTGGTAATCTCGATTCCGATTACCTACCTTAGTGCCCGCTTTATCGTGAAGAAATCCCAGCCTTACTTTAAACAGCAGGCAGATGCACTGGGAGCTATGAATGGCTTTGTTCAGGAAAATCTGACAGGTTTTAATATCTTGAAGCTCTATGTCAGAGAAGAAAGCTCCCAGGAGGATTTTCGTCAAATTACGCAAAATTTGCAGAAAGTAGGTTTTAAAGCCAGTTTTATCTCTGGTTTGATGATGCCTGTTTTGAATGTTATTTCAGATCTGACCTACCTCTTGCTGGCTCTCCTAGGCGGTCTTCAGGTTATTGCAGGGCGCTTGACAGTCGGGAATATGCAAGCCTTTGTTCAGTATGTCTGGCAGATTAATCAGCCCATTCAAAACCTGACTCAGTTAGCTGGTCAGCTGCAGAGTGCCAAGTCTTCTTTAGACCGGATTTTCCAAGTTCTGGACGAAGCAGATGAAGTAAATGATAGGACAGAAAAGCTGGATCAAGATCTGACAGGTCAGGTTAGCTTCAAGGATGTGGACTTCCAGTATGTGGCAGATAAGCCGCTTATTCGGAATTTCAATCTGGAAGTCAAACCTGGAGAGATGGTGGCTATTGTTGGTCCGACTGGTGCTGGTAAAACCACGCTGATTAACTTGCTCATGCGTTTCTACGATGTGACTAGAGGTGCGATTACAGTTGATGGATATGACATACGCCACCTTTCCCGCCAGGACTACCGCAAACAGTTCGGTATGGTGCTGCAGGATGCCTGGCTTTATGAAGGGACTATCAAGGAAAATCTTCGCTTTGGCAATTTGCAAGCCACTGATGAAGAAATTGTAGAGGCGGCTAAGGCGGCTAATGTGGACCACTTTATCCGAACCTTGCCAGGCGGCTACAACATGGAAATGAACCAAGAATCCAGCAATATCTCGCTGGGGCAGAAGCAGTTGCTTACGATTGCGAGGGCTCTTTTGGCCAATCCTAAGATTTTGATTTTGGATGAAGCGACCTCGTCTGTTGATACACGGCTGGAGCTCTTGATTCAGAAAGCCATGAAAACACTCATGCAGGGGCGGACCAGTTTTGTCATTGCTCACCGACTGTCGACCATTCAGGAAGCAGATAAGATTTTGGTGCTCAAGGATGGTCAGATTATCGAGCAAGGCAATCATGAGAGCCTCTTGGCTGATAAAGGATTTTATTATGACCTCTATCAGAGCCAATTTTCTAAAAAGGCGGAAGAAGCTTGA